One Psychrobacillus glaciei genomic region harbors:
- a CDS encoding uracil-DNA glycosylase, whose protein sequence is MKRIEGFPVEGFVKGKGPKNPAILLIGEAPGENEAIHGIPFIGRAGDELEKSLKSVNLTRDDVYMTSAVRSRPYMWKEKKMRNGEITKRKYNRPPTKQEITAHAPLLDFEIKNIAPLVLVTLGNVGLQRLLGKDAKVSNLHGQVLEHAVRHLASLERDEYIWSDEKYRIIPTYHPAAVFYRPSNRDFIEEDWRKIGKYVSTMKY, encoded by the coding sequence ATGAAAAGAATAGAAGGTTTTCCTGTAGAAGGCTTCGTCAAAGGGAAAGGTCCCAAAAATCCTGCAATTTTGTTAATAGGAGAAGCGCCGGGAGAAAATGAAGCTATACATGGTATACCTTTCATCGGTAGAGCAGGAGATGAGCTAGAAAAATCTCTAAAAAGCGTCAATCTTACAAGAGATGACGTTTATATGACCAGTGCCGTTAGAAGTAGACCGTATATGTGGAAAGAGAAAAAAATGAGAAATGGTGAAATAACAAAAAGAAAATATAATCGTCCTCCGACAAAGCAAGAAATTACTGCGCATGCACCATTACTCGATTTTGAAATTAAAAACATAGCACCACTAGTCCTTGTGACATTAGGAAATGTTGGGTTGCAGCGTCTACTTGGCAAAGATGCGAAAGTATCTAATTTGCACGGACAAGTACTTGAACATGCGGTGAGACATTTAGCTTCACTTGAAAGAGATGAGTATATATGGTCGGATGAAAAATATAGGATCATTCCAACGTATCATCCAGCTGCCGTTTTTTATCGTCCTTCTAACAGAGATTTTATAGAGGAAGATTGGAGGAAGATCGGTAAATACGTCAGTACTATGAAATATTAG
- a CDS encoding phosphatase PAP2 family protein has product MKKWFYPLGLASLLGFVSFFLTFTKDEVVALDHKMSGLLSGNQFIIPFHYLGETAFVIIIMLLLFAYLWIHSKNYRGMLFGLFTVGVGNVLNQLLKKWVQRARPDVPHQLESFSFPSGHAMVGLLYVFTVAYFLTEYQSDKKTRMFIWFGAVLLTMMIGLSRIAESRHFASDVFAGWLAGYTWFVIVALWYEYRKKNVPKIKL; this is encoded by the coding sequence ATGAAAAAATGGTTTTATCCGCTTGGACTAGCCTCGTTATTAGGTTTTGTTTCTTTCTTTTTAACGTTTACTAAGGATGAGGTGGTTGCGCTTGATCACAAAATGTCGGGGTTACTTAGTGGCAATCAATTTATCATTCCATTTCATTATTTAGGCGAAACTGCATTTGTAATTATTATTATGCTACTATTATTTGCATATTTATGGATTCATTCGAAAAACTATCGAGGCATGCTGTTTGGATTGTTTACGGTTGGTGTAGGAAATGTGCTCAATCAATTATTAAAAAAATGGGTACAGCGGGCTCGACCAGATGTTCCGCATCAACTAGAGAGTTTTAGTTTTCCATCTGGGCATGCAATGGTCGGATTATTATATGTATTCACCGTTGCATATTTTCTAACAGAATATCAATCAGATAAAAAAACTCGTATGTTTATTTGGTTTGGTGCTGTACTCCTAACAATGATGATTGGTTTATCTCGAATTGCAGAAAGTCGACATTTTGCCTCAGATGTATTTGCGGGGTGGTTGGCAGGGTATACATGGTTCGTTATCGTTGCATTGTGGTATGAATACCGTAAGAAAAACGTTCCAAAGATTAAATTGTAA
- a CDS encoding siderophore ABC transporter substrate-binding protein — MKNWKLLSVIFAMLVLLLAACGSKNEATEDTSKANEGASTEGATEEASVFPLTIAQPEGYKEVTLDAKPETVVVFDYGFLDTLDSLGVDVTAVSQSSLPKYLSKYADEATYKNAGALKEPDFEAISAMKPDVIFISGRQADAYEELSKIAPTVFVGLNTADYVNSFKANTALAGKIFGKEAEATAALEKIDAKLVEVKEKTASLDDKALIVLASEGELSAYGPGSRFGVIHDAYGVKAVDENLEVSTHGQSVSYEYVLEKNPDILFVVDRDAVVTEGESGTKAAIENDIVGKTNAAKNGKIYYLNPEVWYLSGGGIESENAKIDAVLEALK, encoded by the coding sequence ATGAAAAACTGGAAATTATTATCGGTGATTTTTGCAATGCTAGTACTATTATTAGCTGCATGTGGTTCGAAAAATGAAGCAACTGAAGATACTTCAAAAGCAAATGAGGGTGCTTCTACAGAGGGAGCAACAGAAGAAGCTTCTGTTTTTCCATTAACAATTGCACAACCAGAAGGATATAAAGAAGTAACACTTGATGCAAAACCTGAAACAGTTGTTGTATTTGACTACGGTTTCCTAGATACGTTAGATTCACTTGGAGTTGACGTAACTGCCGTATCACAAAGCAGTTTACCGAAATACTTAAGCAAATATGCAGATGAAGCTACTTACAAAAATGCTGGCGCATTGAAAGAGCCGGATTTCGAAGCAATCAGTGCAATGAAACCAGATGTAATTTTCATTTCCGGTCGTCAAGCTGACGCATATGAAGAATTAAGTAAAATTGCTCCAACCGTTTTTGTTGGTTTAAACACTGCTGACTATGTAAATTCATTTAAAGCAAATACAGCATTAGCTGGTAAAATATTCGGTAAAGAAGCAGAAGCGACTGCAGCATTAGAAAAAATTGATGCAAAACTTGTGGAAGTAAAAGAAAAAACAGCTAGTTTAGATGATAAAGCTTTAATCGTCCTTGCATCTGAAGGTGAATTAAGTGCTTATGGCCCTGGTTCACGTTTCGGTGTAATCCATGATGCATATGGTGTAAAAGCCGTTGATGAAAACCTGGAAGTTTCTACACATGGGCAAAGCGTTTCGTATGAATACGTTTTGGAGAAAAACCCAGATATTCTTTTCGTAGTAGATCGAGACGCAGTAGTAACTGAAGGAGAATCAGGTACAAAAGCAGCAATTGAAAATGACATTGTTGGTAAAACAAACGCGGCTAAAAATGGCAAAATCTATTACTTAAATCCAGAAGTTTGGTACTTGTCGGGCGGCGGTATTGAATCAGAGAATGCTAAAATTGATGCTGTACTAGAAGCATTGAAATAA
- a CDS encoding iron ABC transporter ATP-binding protein produces MIQLKEVTKYFAKKPVVDNVSVNIQSGKITSFIGPNGAGKSTLLSMVSRLLDADTGEVLLDKSDVRKWKSNDFSKRVSILKQSNYMNVRLTIRELVSFGRFPYSKGRLNAEDIKMVDKAIEYMNLADIENRYLDELSGGQRQRAFIAMVIAQDTEYILLDEPLNNLDMKHSVQIMKILRKLVTELGKTVVIVLHDINFASVYSDYIVALKDGRVIKDGPTHEIINSDALKEIYDMDIPIQEMDSCRICVYFNS; encoded by the coding sequence ATGATCCAATTAAAAGAGGTAACCAAGTATTTTGCTAAAAAGCCAGTAGTGGACAATGTTAGTGTGAATATTCAGTCGGGGAAAATTACTTCGTTTATTGGTCCTAATGGAGCTGGAAAATCAACACTTTTGTCAATGGTGAGTCGTTTATTAGATGCGGACACTGGTGAGGTCTTATTAGATAAATCAGATGTACGTAAATGGAAATCCAACGACTTCTCCAAACGCGTATCCATTTTGAAACAATCGAACTATATGAATGTACGTTTAACTATTCGTGAGTTAGTTTCGTTTGGACGTTTTCCTTATTCCAAAGGACGTTTAAATGCAGAAGATATAAAAATGGTCGACAAAGCAATTGAGTATATGAACTTAGCTGATATAGAAAATCGCTACTTAGACGAGCTTTCTGGTGGTCAACGTCAGCGTGCTTTCATCGCGATGGTTATTGCTCAAGACACAGAATATATTTTATTAGATGAACCTTTAAACAATTTGGATATGAAGCATTCTGTTCAAATTATGAAGATTCTTCGAAAGCTTGTAACAGAGCTTGGGAAAACGGTTGTAATTGTATTGCACGACATTAACTTTGCATCTGTATACTCGGATTATATTGTTGCGTTGAAAGACGGACGTGTGATCAAAGATGGTCCAACCCATGAGATTATTAACTCAGATGCTTTAAAAGAGATTTATGACATGGATATTCCAATTCAAGAAATGGATAGTTGCAGAATCTGTGTATATTTTAATTCATAA
- a CDS encoding iron chelate uptake ABC transporter family permease subunit → MRNSRKMILLVSLVVVCVALYLFQGLNGNYDYALPRRAIKVLAMALTGVAIAYSTVIFQTITHNRILTPSVMGLDSLYMLVQTFIYYFFGSMSILVINKNYNFFISVIAMIVFALLLYRFLFNAGKRPIYFLLLVGIIIGTFLGSITTFLQVLIDPNEFTSLQNKMFASFNNVNGDLVWLAMIIIVLSIIYGWRTIRELDVLSLGRDNAINLGVDYDKIVKSMLVLSAVLIATSTALVGPITFFGLIVANLSYQFFNTYKHSVLIIGASLMSLVALIGGQWIVERIFTFDTTLSVIINFLGGIYFIYLLLKESRAAT, encoded by the coding sequence ATGCGTAACAGCAGAAAAATGATCTTATTGGTATCACTGGTCGTAGTCTGTGTAGCATTGTACTTATTTCAAGGATTGAATGGAAATTATGATTATGCGCTGCCACGTCGAGCGATTAAAGTGTTAGCGATGGCACTCACAGGTGTAGCGATTGCCTATTCCACAGTGATTTTTCAAACAATCACACATAATCGTATTTTAACACCGAGTGTAATGGGTCTTGATTCGCTTTATATGTTGGTACAGACATTTATTTATTATTTTTTTGGTTCGATGTCTATTTTAGTCATTAACAAAAATTATAATTTCTTTATTTCTGTTATAGCGATGATTGTATTTGCATTATTGCTATATCGCTTTTTGTTTAATGCCGGCAAACGCCCAATTTATTTCTTACTTCTTGTTGGAATTATTATTGGTACCTTCTTGGGAAGCATTACAACTTTTCTTCAAGTGCTCATTGATCCAAATGAATTTACAAGCTTACAGAATAAAATGTTTGCAAGCTTTAACAACGTAAATGGAGACCTAGTCTGGCTTGCGATGATAATTATAGTCTTAAGCATTATTTACGGTTGGCGCACTATTAGAGAGTTGGATGTACTGTCTCTAGGACGTGACAATGCAATAAATCTTGGCGTGGATTACGATAAAATAGTCAAAAGTATGCTGGTGTTGTCCGCTGTTTTAATCGCTACTTCTACAGCTCTTGTTGGGCCTATAACATTTTTTGGCTTAATCGTTGCGAATTTATCGTATCAGTTTTTTAACACATACAAACATTCGGTACTAATTATAGGAGCCAGTTTAATGAGCTTAGTTGCATTAATCGGTGGCCAGTGGATTGTTGAAAGAATTTTCACGTTCGATACTACATTGAGCGTAATTATTAACTTTCTCGGTGGAATTTACTTCATCTACTTGTTATTAAAGGAGAGTCGAGCTGCGACATGA
- a CDS encoding ABC transporter permease, whose product MKKRYLVIALVALSLLSLFVGVTRISPIDLLDFTSQNTQIFLISRIPRLIAIILAGAGMSIAGLIMQSLSRNKFVSPTTAGTLDATRLGILISMIVFTNATYMQKLTFAFIFALAGTLLFMQILNRIKFKDAIFIPLVGLMFGNILSSITTFFAYKSNIVQNITVWLQGDFSLILKGRYELLYISVPVLIIAYFYANRFTVAGMGEDFAKNLGLSYKRVMNLGLVLVALISTTVVLTVGMIPFLGLIIPNIVSIFKGDHLEKTLPHTALLGVIFLLVCDILGRVLIFPYEIPISMTVGVIGSAIFLFLLFRGKAYA is encoded by the coding sequence ATGAAAAAAAGATATCTTGTAATTGCACTAGTCGCGCTTTCTCTCTTATCTCTTTTTGTTGGTGTTACGAGAATTTCACCAATTGATTTGTTAGATTTTACATCTCAAAATACGCAAATATTTCTGATTAGCCGTATACCAAGGCTTATCGCCATCATACTTGCAGGAGCAGGGATGAGTATTGCAGGGTTAATCATGCAGAGTTTAAGTAGAAATAAGTTCGTATCTCCAACAACGGCAGGAACGCTAGATGCTACTCGCTTAGGAATATTAATCTCGATGATCGTATTTACAAATGCGACCTATATGCAGAAGCTCACTTTTGCATTTATCTTCGCTTTAGCTGGTACATTGCTGTTTATGCAAATACTTAATCGAATAAAGTTTAAAGATGCCATCTTTATTCCACTTGTTGGTCTAATGTTCGGAAACATTTTGTCTTCGATAACAACATTTTTTGCTTACAAATCAAACATTGTTCAAAATATTACTGTCTGGCTACAAGGGGACTTTTCCTTGATCTTGAAAGGCAGATATGAATTATTGTACATAAGTGTACCTGTATTAATAATTGCCTATTTTTATGCTAATCGTTTTACTGTTGCTGGGATGGGTGAGGATTTTGCAAAAAATCTTGGTTTATCTTACAAAAGAGTTATGAACTTAGGTTTGGTATTAGTCGCTTTAATCTCAACTACGGTTGTTCTAACAGTTGGGATGATCCCGTTTTTAGGTTTAATCATTCCTAATATTGTATCGATATTTAAAGGGGATCATTTAGAAAAAACACTACCACATACGGCATTGCTTGGAGTCATATTCTTGTTGGTATGTGACATTTTAGGACGGGTGCTAATTTTCCCTTACGAAATTCCGATTAGCATGACAGTTGGTGTAATCGGAAGTGCCATCTTCCTATTCCTATTGTTTAGGGGGAAAGCATATGCGTAA
- a CDS encoding DUF6612 family protein codes for MKKWTTLLAVATLALGLAACNETAAPVKDKDVTETSKLTLQEVYNKSLKVSEELKSVKAKLDMKQTMHLPAQDMNLDVSSVLEMDYIVDPMQIHQTGTTSMQSDDQSLEAQDIKIESYITKDAFYMYEETSGQWMKFPKEMMDQLMSTMSATDQSNPTNQLKVIQNYLDDFTFEQDDDNYILSLQASGEKFTELVKAQVDEALQSISGEEGNIDMNINSINYLIHINKKSFQTNKVDMVLDMDMTIDGEKMNMKQNVKSDFSNFNKMKEIVIPQEVIDSATSI; via the coding sequence ATGAAGAAATGGACCACACTATTAGCTGTAGCCACATTAGCATTAGGTTTAGCAGCGTGTAATGAGACAGCTGCCCCCGTAAAAGATAAGGATGTAACGGAGACGAGTAAGTTAACACTTCAAGAAGTGTATAATAAGTCACTAAAAGTATCAGAAGAACTGAAAAGTGTGAAAGCAAAATTAGATATGAAGCAAACGATGCATTTGCCTGCTCAAGATATGAATTTGGATGTTAGTTCCGTTTTGGAGATGGATTATATAGTAGATCCAATGCAGATTCATCAAACAGGGACGACAAGCATGCAGTCGGATGATCAGAGTTTGGAAGCACAAGATATTAAGATAGAAAGTTATATTACAAAAGATGCTTTCTATATGTATGAAGAAACATCGGGCCAATGGATGAAATTCCCAAAGGAAATGATGGATCAACTGATGAGTACAATGAGTGCAACAGATCAATCGAATCCGACAAATCAGCTGAAAGTAATTCAAAATTATTTAGATGATTTTACCTTCGAACAAGACGATGATAACTATATCTTATCCTTACAAGCCTCTGGAGAAAAATTTACAGAGTTGGTAAAAGCACAAGTAGATGAAGCGCTTCAAAGTATTAGTGGAGAAGAAGGAAATATAGATATGAACATTAATTCCATAAACTACTTAATTCATATCAATAAGAAATCATTTCAAACAAATAAAGTAGATATGGTTTTAGATATGGATATGACGATTGATGGAGAAAAGATGAATATGAAACAAAATGTTAAATCTGACTTTTCCAACTTTAATAAGATGAAAGAAATTGTTATTCCACAAGAAGTTATTGATAGTGCGACTTCCATCTGA
- a CDS encoding peptide MFS transporter — MATKEEIVQSVPQKGFFGHPKGLLSLFFTEFWERFSYYGMRAILIYYMYYEVTQGGLGIDKTTANSIMAVYGSLVYMSGIIGGWIADRIFGNIKTVFVGGLLIMFGHIVLAFPGGMTPLFLSMALIIIGTGLLKPNISSIIGDLYSKDDVRRDSGFSIFYMGINAGAFIAPLIVGTIGLEYNFHLGFGIAAIGMALGLIVFMMTKKKYLGLAGSYVPNPMSKEERKKVLTRIGIAILLVLIVGFILVQQGIMTIDVFTMTVSILGIVIPTLYFIVMYRSGKTSADEKSRLLAYIPLFVAAMMFWAIQEQGSNILALYADERVNLMIGSYKISPAWFQSLNPLFVIALAPVFAWLWVKLGNRQPSTPRKFAYGLFFAGLSFIVMIIPAYLNGTESLVNPFWLVLSFFLVVLGELLLSPVGLSATTKLAPAAFAAQTMSLWFLTNASAQAINAQVVKLYTPENEIVYFGVIGVLALILGLLLYFFTPLIQKYMRGVR; from the coding sequence ATGGCAACAAAAGAAGAGATAGTACAATCGGTGCCGCAAAAAGGCTTTTTTGGACATCCAAAAGGTCTATTATCGTTATTTTTCACGGAGTTTTGGGAGCGGTTTTCCTATTACGGAATGCGTGCGATTTTAATTTACTATATGTATTACGAAGTGACGCAAGGTGGTTTAGGAATTGATAAAACCACTGCCAATTCGATCATGGCTGTATACGGCTCTCTTGTTTATATGTCTGGAATAATTGGAGGCTGGATTGCGGATAGAATTTTCGGAAATATTAAAACGGTATTTGTCGGTGGTCTTCTTATTATGTTTGGGCACATTGTATTGGCATTTCCTGGTGGTATGACACCATTATTTCTTTCAATGGCTTTAATCATAATTGGAACTGGTCTGTTAAAACCGAATATTTCAAGCATTATTGGAGATTTGTATTCAAAAGATGATGTACGTCGTGATTCAGGCTTTAGTATTTTTTATATGGGTATTAATGCAGGGGCTTTTATAGCACCTTTAATCGTTGGAACAATTGGTCTTGAATACAATTTCCATTTAGGATTTGGAATTGCAGCAATAGGTATGGCTCTTGGATTAATTGTTTTTATGATGACAAAGAAAAAGTATCTTGGATTAGCAGGCTCGTATGTACCAAACCCAATGTCTAAAGAAGAACGAAAGAAAGTTCTGACACGAATTGGTATTGCTATCCTATTAGTATTAATAGTTGGATTCATCTTAGTCCAACAGGGAATTATGACAATTGATGTTTTCACGATGACGGTTTCTATTTTAGGTATTGTTATTCCGACTCTCTATTTTATTGTGATGTATAGAAGTGGGAAAACTTCTGCAGATGAAAAGTCGAGATTACTTGCTTATATTCCATTATTTGTTGCCGCAATGATGTTCTGGGCTATTCAAGAACAAGGATCGAATATTTTAGCTCTATACGCAGATGAACGAGTAAATTTAATGATTGGTTCATATAAGATTTCACCTGCATGGTTCCAATCGCTGAATCCACTTTTCGTCATTGCACTTGCACCAGTTTTTGCATGGCTATGGGTAAAATTGGGTAATAGACAGCCATCCACACCTAGAAAGTTTGCGTATGGATTATTTTTTGCAGGTCTGTCCTTTATCGTTATGATCATCCCAGCATATTTAAACGGAACAGAATCGCTTGTTAACCCATTTTGGCTAGTGTTAAGTTTCTTTTTAGTTGTTCTTGGGGAATTACTTCTTTCTCCAGTTGGTTTATCCGCAACGACCAAACTTGCACCTGCTGCATTTGCAGCACAAACAATGAGTTTATGGTTTTTAACAAATGCATCTGCTCAAGCAATCAATGCGCAAGTGGTAAAACTATATACGCCTGAAAATGAGATTGTGTATTTTGGAGTAATCGGAGTTCTCGCGCTTATTCTAGGATTATTATTATACTTTTTCACTCCTCTAATCCAAAAATATATGCGTGGAGTAAGATAA
- a CDS encoding ABC transporter ATP-binding protein, with protein MLKKFFSFYKPHKRLFIIDFSSAVFVAILELAFPVAVQWFIDKLLPTGDWNMIVKIGILLLLVYILSTFLNYVVSYLGHKLGINIETDMRQQLFNHVQRQSFRFFDNTKTGHIMSRITNDLFDIGELAHHGPEDLFIAIMTLIGAFIIMFNINPELALISIIMVPFLAIVATYGNIMMNKAWKNMYGKIADVNARVEDSVSGVRVVQSFTNENFEIARFQKDNGQFRLAKLVAYKVMARTHSSIYMMTRLVTLVVLVVGAWFTVKGKLTPGELVGFILYVNVLIKPVDKITALLELYPKGMAGFKRFLELMEQDPEIKDRPNALKVSHLNGDIEFDNVGFGYDNHRSVLDNINLSVKAGETVAFVGPSGAGKTTICSLIPRFYDVNTGAISIDGLNIQDIAMESLRAQIGIVQQDVFLFTGTIRENIAYGKKDAPEEEIQDAARKAHLESFIAALPEGYDTQIGERGLKLSGGQKQRLAIARMFLKNPPILILDEATSALDTETEKIIQHSLMELAENRTTLIIAHRLATIRDADRVIVVTEDGIAEDGSYNDLVEQDGIFARLHNIQFQEV; from the coding sequence GTGTTAAAAAAGTTTTTTTCATTTTACAAGCCTCATAAGCGATTATTCATTATTGACTTTAGTAGCGCAGTATTCGTAGCAATACTAGAGCTTGCATTTCCGGTAGCCGTTCAATGGTTTATCGATAAATTGTTGCCGACTGGTGATTGGAATATGATCGTGAAGATTGGTATTTTGCTATTACTTGTCTATATTTTAAGTACATTTCTCAATTATGTGGTTAGTTATTTAGGGCATAAACTAGGCATTAATATTGAAACAGATATGAGACAGCAATTATTCAATCATGTACAGAGACAATCATTCCGTTTTTTTGATAATACAAAAACTGGTCATATAATGAGTCGCATTACGAATGACTTATTTGATATTGGAGAGCTTGCACATCATGGTCCAGAGGATTTATTCATCGCAATCATGACACTCATCGGTGCATTTATTATTATGTTCAATATCAATCCAGAGCTCGCACTAATTTCAATTATTATGGTACCGTTCCTAGCGATTGTTGCAACATACGGAAATATTATGATGAACAAAGCATGGAAAAACATGTATGGTAAAATCGCAGACGTCAATGCTCGAGTTGAAGATAGTGTATCTGGCGTGCGAGTGGTGCAATCATTTACAAACGAAAACTTTGAAATTGCTCGTTTTCAAAAAGATAATGGACAATTCCGTTTAGCCAAGCTAGTAGCTTATAAGGTAATGGCCCGAACACATTCGAGTATTTATATGATGACTCGCCTTGTAACATTGGTCGTACTTGTAGTGGGGGCATGGTTTACAGTTAAAGGTAAATTGACACCCGGCGAGCTTGTAGGATTTATCCTTTATGTTAATGTGTTAATTAAACCAGTCGATAAAATTACGGCCCTACTTGAGTTATATCCGAAAGGCATGGCAGGATTTAAACGGTTTTTAGAACTAATGGAGCAGGATCCTGAGATTAAAGATCGGCCAAATGCTTTGAAAGTATCTCATTTAAATGGTGATATTGAATTCGATAATGTAGGCTTCGGATATGATAATCATAGGTCTGTCTTAGATAATATTAACTTATCCGTAAAAGCTGGAGAAACTGTTGCATTCGTTGGTCCATCAGGGGCAGGGAAAACGACTATCTGCTCGCTAATCCCGCGTTTTTATGATGTGAATACTGGCGCTATATCGATTGATGGATTGAATATTCAAGACATTGCCATGGAGTCTTTACGCGCACAAATCGGGATTGTGCAGCAAGACGTATTCTTATTCACTGGGACGATTCGCGAGAATATTGCATATGGGAAAAAGGATGCTCCTGAAGAAGAAATTCAAGATGCAGCAAGAAAAGCGCATTTAGAAAGCTTCATCGCAGCGCTTCCAGAAGGTTACGATACACAAATCGGCGAACGAGGTCTTAAACTATCTGGCGGACAAAAGCAACGTTTAGCGATTGCTCGCATGTTCTTGAAAAATCCACCAATATTAATTTTGGACGAGGCTACATCAGCTCTTGATACAGAAACAGAGAAAATTATTCAACATTCCCTAATGGAGCTTGCGGAAAATCGAACCACTCTTATTATTGCACATCGATTAGCAACTATTCGTGATGCAGACCGAGTAATTGTAGTAACCGAAGATGGTATTGCAGAAGACGGATCCTATAATGATTTAGTGGAACAAGATGGCATTTTCGCTAGACTGCATAATATACAGTTTCAGGAAGTTTAA
- the hflX gene encoding GTPase HflX — MDELNEKAVVVAVNLKHDEHFEYGLEELHNLAEALNVEVVGEVTQNLNRVTSSHYVGTGKVEEIKNFYEEAGANLVIFNDELSPSQIRNLERDLDCKVIDRTMLILDIFARRAKSNEAQMQVELAQLQYMLPRLVGLRASLGRQGGGTGGGFKNRGAGETKLELDRRKIEDQIAKLKRELEHVKDQRETQRKQRKKNAIPVVSLVGYTNAGKSTIMNQLLNKVGQEESKQVFEKDMLFATLETSVRQIKLVDQKEFLLTDTVGFVSKLPHHLVKAFRSTLEEARDANLLLHVVDVSNDEHRYMMDVTNETLLAVGVKDVPTIFVYNKSDLAEMKYPYVSGDNIWISAKEGAGLDELLEIIKNHIFSDFVSCSMLVPFDRGDIVSYLNEHASVKSTSYEEEGTLVKVELKKADYDRFQKFIFDK, encoded by the coding sequence TTGGATGAATTAAATGAAAAGGCTGTCGTTGTTGCGGTTAATCTGAAGCATGATGAGCATTTTGAATATGGATTAGAGGAATTACACAACTTAGCAGAAGCGTTAAATGTAGAGGTTGTGGGGGAAGTAACGCAAAATTTAAATAGAGTAACCTCATCTCACTACGTAGGGACTGGAAAAGTAGAAGAAATTAAAAATTTCTACGAAGAAGCTGGTGCAAATCTCGTTATATTTAATGACGAATTGTCTCCATCTCAAATTCGAAATTTAGAAAGAGACTTGGATTGCAAAGTTATTGACCGGACAATGCTTATTTTAGATATTTTCGCACGACGAGCAAAATCGAACGAAGCTCAAATGCAAGTAGAATTAGCGCAGCTTCAATACATGTTGCCTCGACTAGTCGGTCTTCGTGCTTCACTAGGTCGACAAGGAGGGGGAACCGGCGGCGGATTTAAAAACCGTGGTGCAGGGGAAACGAAGCTAGAACTAGATAGACGTAAAATTGAAGACCAAATTGCTAAGTTAAAACGAGAGCTTGAACATGTAAAAGATCAACGAGAAACTCAACGAAAGCAACGAAAGAAAAATGCCATTCCGGTCGTTTCTTTAGTTGGATATACGAATGCTGGTAAATCGACAATTATGAACCAACTACTCAATAAAGTGGGACAAGAAGAATCGAAACAAGTATTTGAAAAGGACATGCTATTCGCAACACTAGAAACTTCTGTAAGACAAATAAAATTAGTTGACCAAAAAGAGTTTTTACTAACCGATACTGTAGGATTCGTTAGCAAACTTCCACATCATCTGGTGAAGGCATTCCGTTCAACCCTAGAAGAAGCACGTGATGCTAATTTACTTTTGCATGTAGTGGACGTTTCCAACGACGAACACCGTTACATGATGGATGTTACGAATGAAACGCTGCTTGCTGTTGGAGTAAAGGATGTCCCTACTATTTTTGTCTACAATAAATCAGACCTTGCGGAAATGAAGTATCCATACGTTTCAGGAGATAATATATGGATTTCTGCAAAAGAAGGTGCGGGATTAGATGAATTGCTAGAAATCATCAAAAATCATATTTTCTCCGATTTTGTAAGCTGCTCAATGCTTGTACCTTTTGATCGAGGAGATATCGTATCCTATCTGAATGAACATGCATCCGTTAAATCTACTTCGTATGAAGAAGAAGGTACGCTTGTTAAAGTCGAATTAAAAAAAGCTGATTATGATCGTTTTCAAAAGTTTATATTTGATAAATAA